One Pseudochaenichthys georgianus chromosome 7, fPseGeo1.2, whole genome shotgun sequence DNA segment encodes these proteins:
- the renbp gene encoding N-acylglucosamine 2-epimerase produces MSAVKLEEFRERIRKELDTTVDFWLQHSHDPLHGGFFTCLGRDGEVYDELKYVWLQGRQVWMYCRLYRTMDRFHRPEILEAAKAGGAFLRKFTRVPGAGSGQWKCAFSLTRDGKAVKIQRTIFSECFYILAMDELSRVTGDKGMQLEAEQMMEQLISWVREDPAGLGRPQLPGDVPTNSMAVPMMLLCLVQQLTEGGGAEVVQKYTELASWCVQQILQHIQRGGTAILENVSVDGAELPGCQGRLQNPGHALEAGWFLLQVSAQQKDEALQRTAIDKFMELPYHNGWDKEHGGLFYFLDVDGHCPTQLEWNMKLWWPHCEALIAFLMAYSHTREPALLHRFSEVFEYTFKHFPDAQKGEWFGYLTQEGKVALDFKGGPFKGFFHVPRCLYMCERMLDDMLANKA; encoded by the exons ATGTCTGCAGTGAAGCTGGAGGAGTTTCGAGAGCGGATTCGTAAAGAACTGGACACCACAGTGGACTTCTGGCTCCAACACTCTCACGACCCTTTGCATGG AGGCTTCTTCACCTGTTTGGGGAGGGATGGGGAGGTGTATGATGAGCTGAAGTACGTCTGGCTGCAGGGGAGACAG GTGTGGATGTATTGCCGTCTGTACAGAACAATGGATCGCTTCCATAGGCCTGAAATCCTCGAAGCAGCaaaagcag GAGGAGCATTCCTGAGGAAGTTCACTCGTGTCCCCGGCGCCGGCAGTGGCCAGTGGAAGTGTGCCTTCTCCTTAACTAGAGACGGAAAAGCAGTGAAGATTCAGAGGACTATTTTCAGCGAGTGCTTCTACATTTTGGCCATGGACGAACTGAGCAGGGTTACTGGGGACAAGGGCATGCAG CTGGAGGCTGAGCAGATGATGGAGCAGCTGATCAGCTGGGTGCGGGAGGACCCGGCAGGCCTGGGCCGGCCCCAGCTTCCTGGAGACGTCCCCACCAACAGTATGGCAGTTCCCATGATGCTGTTGTGTCTGGTGCAGCAGCTCACTGAAGGCGGGGGGGCAGAGGTCGTTCAGAAGTacacagagctggccagctggTGTGTGCAGCAGATTCTACAACACATCCAG AGAGGCGGCACAGCTATTTTAGAGAATGTGTCTGTGGACGGAGCAGAGCTGCCGGGGTGCCAGGGCCGGCTGCAGAACCCAG GCCACGCCCTGGAGGCCGGCTGGTTCCTGCTCCAGGTCAGCGCCCAGCAGAAGGACGAGGCTCTCCAGAGGACGGCCATCGACAAGTTCATGGAGCTCCCCTATCACAACGGCTGGGATAAAGAGCATGGCGGCCTCTTCTACTTCCTGGATGTTGACGGTCACTGCCCCACGCAG TTGGAATGGAATATGAAGCTGTGGTGGCCCCACTGTGAGGCCCTCATTGCCTTCCTGATGGCCTACAGTCACACCAGGGAGCCCGCACTCCTGCACAGGTTCTCTGAAGTCTTTGAATACACCTTCAAGCAT TTTCCTGATGCTCAGAAAGGCGAGTGGTTCGGCTATTTGACACAAGAAGGGAAAGTGGCACTGGATTTTAAAGGAGGCCCCTTTAAAG gGTTTTTCCATGTGCCTCGCTGCCTGTACATGTGTGAGCGTATGCTGGATGATATGCTGGCAAACAAGGCCTGA